The nucleotide sequence CCTGATGACCAACTCCAAGTACCAGAAATAGAACCTCTGCTGGTGCTAAATGCGATGCCACAATCCAGATACCTCCTTAAACACCCAGTTCTGACTagtttcttgaatttgaaatggCACAGAAATAGATTATTCTACTATATCAATTTGATCTGCTATATTGTTTTTTGGATCACTTTAAattgcttcattttttattggaatATGGCACATAATTTCTCATTGTCATCATCATCAGGACCAACAGCAccaccatcaccatcaccatcatctCCAGCACCATCCTCATCACCAGACTCAAAGGATCCTGGCAAAATTATAGAAGATGTGATACAAATCTTGATCGCTTCAATGGGATTATTACTGATTCTTAGAGAATTATTCCAGTTATATGCTTCACCCAGAAAGTACCTGGCCTCATTTGAGAACTGGCTAGAGATATGTTTATTAATCACTACGGCTTTGTTTCTGTCATGTCCCTTTGATAATAAATTGAAGTCTCAGCTGGCAGCTGTGATCATCATTACCTCTTGGATGGAACTGATACTGCTAATTGGGCGACATCCTGCACTATCCACTAGCAGCGAGATATTCAAAACAGTGACGGTTAACTTTTTAAAACTCCTACGTTACTATGGAATTCTGATCATTGCTTTCGCATtctgttttcatattttgaaaccaaacAATGCTAAATCAGGTATGAACCTCTCAACAAACCAGACAAACATCACAACCATCAGCAATATTGGAAAAATGTCCTTTAATTTATTCTTGATGATAACTTCAATTGATTATGAGACAAAATCAGTCTTTTTAGGTGACAACCTGTTCAACATCAATTACTTCCTGTTTGCTATATGCTTTTTTCTCATCACAATTGTGCTTTATAACCTTTTGAATGGTTTAGCAGTAACTGATATTAGCAATATCAAACAGAATGCTGAACTGTTAGTCATTGTCTCCCGCATGAGGGTCATCTGGTACATTGAAAGTACCTTATCAACATTAGACCCAAATCCAATCATATGTTTAGCTAAACGATTTGCATACTATTCTAGTTGCTGTTTTTGCTGCAGTTGTAGAGATCAACAACAACCACAAAACATCCAGAAACCcaccaaaaaatacatcaaactCTTTCGCAACAGGACTCATCTGTTTCCAAACACATTACCTGAtagtaaaatatgtattttgccAAATGACAAAAATTCCATACTACTAGCTGTGGCTGGTAACTCTAATGATGACTCTCATAAAAGTCAATCATATCCTATCTTGAGACATTCCTCATGGATAATTGATTCAGATATTGTCGAACAAGCCaaggaaattttacaaaaacaaaacaaacaaatgcACTTCAATTATGCAGAGTTGATAACAAAACCGTACACAAAACAAGCGACTGAAATAGAGCAGAACTTGGttcaaattgagcaaaaattggaACAGAAAGTGGTTAAGCTTGGAAGTGATATTAAACCACTTTTAAAACGAATTGAGCATAAATTGGACAAAGAAGAAGTAGAAATTGAACAGAAACTTGAATGGAATTTGAAACAAGTTGTGCAGAAATTGGATGAGCTAGAGACTAAATGCGAAAAAGAAATTGACTTTGTGTTGGAAAAACCTGAATTGATATCAAAAGAACAGGTGATTCAACAGAAAGAATCAGAAAACGAGGTGATTCCATCCAATGAATCAGACAGTCTGCAGAAAGAATCAGATCAACAAGGAACTCCACATGAAGAATTAGACAAACAGGTGATTCCACAAAAAGAATCAGATAAACAAATAATTCCATGGAAAGAATTATTGGGCAAGGAAGTAATTCCATCAAAATCTGAGGCAAACATTCCACAAAAGGAAGACTCATCAAGTCAACCTAAAAGCTCAGAAAATCAACCACTTATTCCACTGCAAAGTGAAGTGGAAAAGTTGGCTGGAAAAGTACCCAAGCCGTTAACTGGAGAAAAACCAACCAAGTCTTATTTTtagatgatgatgattttatcaaatttaaaattttacacttgACATTTTCGCCAATTAAataaatgtaagtacctacaaacTTTCTCAAGCAATTGACTATTAATATGcattgtttcatttcattcattttggtacatacttattattaaatactcaattacaaaaaaacctCTTGTTATTATCTATCATAGTTATTGTTATCAATCGCctaatgttattaaaattgttCAGTCCTGATCTTTTATACCTGTCCAATTACATAGAAATTCAATCTGTTATTGTGATTGGAGCATCAGATAATATTATCatttcaaactgattttaatggattttttcatgttattatgtaggtaattttaaaatgtttccaaCACTTTTTTAACActgtttttgcctaatttttctaaaatttcaaacgttttttcTAATTGACAtcgtttttaatactttttttcgtAATTCTTCTAAGTATTAAcctatttttaacactttttctggcaatttttcagGCTtgttaatcgaaaaaaatagatttccagttaaggttatggttatggttattggtggtcattttttttggttaatggtCAAGGTtgaggttacagtttttggtggtaatttttccatttgaggttaaaattttggttaatggttaaaattacagttgaaaatttgaaaatttttaaaagtatacctatttctctgagtttgaaattttgaaagttggaaaattgaaaaactggtaacatttgaattcaaaatttaacaattttttcaagaaacaatgctttattaggtacatacttataaggtatcattaaaatatcatttaagaTCGAGCCTTAATCGTTTAATAACTGATGAGTATGATGCAAgtatagtttcaatttttttgaactttctattcacatttattttcaatttcatcttttaatcatttttttgattaaaatttcaaatcactacaaatcacattgaaaaaaccgcagataaaaagaaatgagaaaacagcagttattattattttttttgatttctattgTAAGggtgagatatggcccaactGCTTCAGGTAGTTTATATTGTAAAGTTCTCGCAGCAAAGATTATTGAACTTATTCCATAGTGGGGACTGAAGGTTACATGTATAATACATTCTCCGTTCATCCGAGGTTCCAAGCTCTGATTGTGAACCTCTTGCCATCACTTTGGTTCAGGTACCTCAAGCTTGCCTGTTCTAATGTCATGGAGTTAAACTACACAAGGCCGGAGTGGCCCAGTTCCACTCTCCCTATTTTATAATGTTACCCATCGCATGGTGAATTTGTTTTATTAACACGAATTACATTATGCAGATTAATTTGTGGTTTTTTGGAAGAACCCCTATTCGATCCGGATCTTAGGGGTTTGACCTAATTGAACGTGTACTTTTAACCAATACCCTCCAACGTGCTTAGTATTAGTAGCACCCCAATGAGGAGGGAATGTGTACAGTGTTGAGGTAAGAGAAGTATCCTAAATCTTACCCAGTTTCCGTCACAATCCTATTAATTATAAAGTAGTTGTAATTGCACCGCACTTTTATAATTAATTCCAGTCGCTTAGTAATTACAAGCCAGGTTTATTCCTGAGATAGTTCTACACCATCCGCATAATCTGGGCAGATTATGCTGCAGACAGTTTTCCATGTCGACACAGAATAATACATATTAACCTAGTTAAGATTATTTGGTATAATTATGCTAagtcattttattcaattacatcgaatacaagaataaaataatttgtctACTGTGTTTCATTTCATAGGTAGATTCAGAATTAgtgtttaaattgaattaaGAACGAATGACAGCCTCTTCTCTGAGCTAGACAGGTTCAAATAAATATTACTTCCCTAAGGGATATTTATTGGAACTCCCCCAAGGCATTATTTATCATAAAATCCCCTATAACTAATCTTTACTAATTACACTTTAACACTAACcggttttttttctaaaaaattttaggttatggttatggttatggttagtgatattttgaaaaaaaaaacatttttttttggtcaaggttaatttttttctggttaatTTTGCGGTTATGGTTAAAGGTTAAAAACTGGTTAACAAGcctgcaatttttgcaaaattttagttcaatgactGGTAATAGACTTTTTTGAGGTAGAATGTGCTCATAAACCATGTCGAAAGAGAcaatgtggattttttttgttaaaaagtgtcgTTTTTTTCGAATTGGTTTGTGTTATTAGTCGTTTAGTTATCAAATCGGGGTGGGATGAAGGTGATAACCCTAAGCGGCTTTCACTGTATTAACATCAGATTCAAGATTTCTGGGTAcctcaattttgattaaatgttTAAATAACAAGTTCATTTTGTtggtttttcaaacatttaaaaaaattcaatcaatgaGAATGATTGTTTACATGCTTCATCTTCTTTCAATTCCGGATTTAAAATTTCGCTAGTTGATTAACGTGGAATACCAGAACTGTTCGTGATAtgcccttttttgaaaatttgagtttttccattttttctgaaatttaaaaacaaccaaaaatttatttttgaactagCACCCCCCTCCTTAAATTTTACAATATCGACCTAAACTGTCCAGAGGGAGTCCACTAGGCACCAAATAAAGTCGAAGGTGCtcaaggtcattttttggtcatttttgatctatttcagagcaatttgcaatttttaaaaaaaattgaaaaatcgttggAGGATTCAGAATTGGTTTAAAACTGGTAGGTGATTTAAAATGAAAGGAGGGGTAGGTCCAATGAAGTAGATCACTCCGCTTATGCTAATTTTGTTTaggaaaaacacaaaaaagttgaaaaatctctaaaaacaacaaattttatgagtttttaaaatctgtcaaaaaccctaaaatgaacttcagcttctgaaattttggtaacagaattttttcgacATATTCTTTTAATCTAACTTGATTATGTTCAAATTGGAGGGTGCTGGTTTGAAAGTTCCCTAGATGAGTACAGCGCATTCTGCTTacactctttttaaaaattccaacctATCCCTACCTCTCCGCAACTTCAAAGTCTCCAATTCGTGATCGTATTTTACCCAACCGGAAGAATGTCgctttacattttaaaaaatcacgtcCTCGTGTCAATTTTATAATTACGTATAATCAAAACTGTATACTCGTATCATCGTTTATTAGGTACGTAAGCTCTGATAACTGTTGGAATGCTGTACTGTTCCATGAATCATTATACAGTACTTACTATCACATCAAAAacggaaaattaaaattgatttcacagcgattagaaaaaaaactgggAACTCGCGCACATTTTCATCAATGTTCAATTTAATGCGCGCAAATTTTGTTggctttttgttatttttctgtgtcgattttttttatcatttatttcTGAAAGAATAAGATTGGATTTTATCACCCTACCAGAATTCAATAAGTATTCCAGAGATTtggtaagttgaaaattaataatatttataTTACGTATAACAACCTAAATAAGATAAGTACCATAGCTGTGAAAAAGAATACGAGACCCAATCGCTGTGTCATGAAACTCATAAAACTGGGCTAATTTGTAAACAGACTCGACTCGCTTTTTGAGGATAAGCTAAATTCCAGAAATGCACCTTTTCgtaattctttcaaattaattaaaccaaaaaaaagttggaactCAGATTTTCCGgaagaaaaaatacacaaaaactTCCCTATTTGAGACCTCCAGGAGACCCCTGTAGTTACTTGTTCcattattttttagtgaaaaaactaaaatttatgtccacctttttcaacaaaaaaaatcccttGACACAGCTTTAATAATATATTCTCGTTTATAGAAAACACCAAAATTCACAactcattttttcacatttcagaaTCACCTCGACGACTAAACATGTCCACACACGACGTTCCGCTCATTTCAACACCCAAAATAAACCCATGCGATCGCAACACAGCCACTAAACTACTCTCgctgatgaaagaaaaaaaactagacgAGTTCGTAGAAATaattcataataatattttcaacataGACCACTATTACGAACCGCCGGAAAATGGTACACTTTTGGAGATCGCCTGTCGTTCATACGGGTACAGTGATTTCGTCAAAGTTCTCATCGAATACGGAGCAGCGGGTATTTTGAGCAGATCGTCCAATCGCAAGCATTTGACAGACTCGATGATCGATTCGAATGATGACTCGAATGAAACAGATTCACAAAATGCAGCTAAGGGTGGAAATGCCGATGCTCAGTATACGTATTTACAATACGCTTGTAATTTGGGATTTGTCGATGTTGTagataaacttttgaaaatgggaGTCGATCCGAACGAACGGTACTCGAATGATACAGATACACCGCTTAAAATAGCAGGCCAGAAGGGGTTCCACGAGATCGTCTTTCATTTAGTGAATAATCCGGCTATATCGCTCGAGATAGACGATATCAAACCTGTACTCGAGTCCATCTTTGATCGTATTTTTGAGCTGGAAGTTGATCCCGAGTCCATGTCCAACGATAATGTTGACGACGAAGAACGAGACTATTACAAATGTCTGGAATATATTTTAGGAAGAGTGTTTCGAATACCGGTGGAAAattcgaacaaattgaataattctaaaGAGAAACGGAAACCAATACAGAAACCTAGAagaaagaaactgaaaaatgaagtcACTGAAATGTAACTCTACATAATaacatttgaataatttcaattgttGTGTTAAGTTTTGcctgtatgtacatattacaaaATCTACTTCTGCATATTTGCTTattgtgtaatttatttttcattttttgattcaatttatcaaattaatttttttttgtacataaatgGGGAGCTGGAAGTATACCAAGAGGCTGATTTTTCTCTGTGTCTTTCTTAAAGCTTCGCTCAAAAAGCATCCTGGGAAAGAAGAAGAGGTGacaaaagtttttcaaagttACAATGAACTCTCAAGTTTAAATTCGGTCCTAATTTTTCTAAACCTCTATTTCTCTCAACTTTCAAACAGCTCCTGACtctttttcaagatttggaGTGCTTGCAGGAAATTAATTATTCCGGCATGCATACAGAAATCCAGTCCAGCCCCTTTCCCTCTTCAGTGCTGCTCAATCAGATTCATTTGCCAGCTATCCGAGCAGATAGTTTTTCACACGTTGGAAAAGTAAATAATTCTTCACATATCTTTAGAATTATCTATgctagtcaaaaaaaaaaaaaccactctcgaGATGTCCACATGGAAATTGGGGAAAATGTAGAACCCCTTTTCACAGGTCGACAATACACCAAACCTTGATTTTTAGTGggtcaaattaatttccacaccTTTAAGCGCCTAGAAAAATTCAATcgtgctggaagcttcagaatgaCCGGAAACAGTGAAACTTGCGTAAATAT is from Planococcus citri chromosome 1, ihPlaCitr1.1, whole genome shotgun sequence and encodes:
- the LOC135831326 gene encoding uncharacterized protein LOC135831326, yielding MSTHDVPLISTPKINPCDRNTATKLLSLMKEKKLDEFVEIIHNNIFNIDHYYEPPENGTLLEIACRSYGYSDFVKVLIEYGAAGILSRSSNRKHLTDSMIDSNDDSNETDSQNAAKGGNADAQYTYLQYACNLGFVDVVDKLLKMGVDPNERYSNDTDTPLKIAGQKGFHEIVFHLVNNPAISLEIDDIKPVLESIFDRIFELEVDPESMSNDNVDDEERDYYKCLEYILGRVFRIPVENSNKLNNSKEKRKPIQKPRRKKLKNEVTEM